In one window of Nocardia brasiliensis DNA:
- a CDS encoding response regulator transcription factor — translation MRVVVVEDDAGMAEAVIDGLRAHGFGTVDHLTSGLDLLTAHSAFDAVILDLGLPDLNGYLVLRQLRKVSDVPVVVLTAEDDEVAVVSCLRAGADDYVVKPPRVGELAARLESVARRRAAQPCASVVVTGDVKVDLTARSVEVAGTAIPLTQKEFAVARVLAEQAGTAVGRDKIMTEVWGVKSQSTSRSLDVHMGALRAKLNRPGLIVTIHGFGYRWSH, via the coding sequence CTGCGTGTGGTTGTGGTCGAAGACGATGCCGGTATGGCGGAGGCCGTCATCGACGGGTTGCGCGCACACGGTTTCGGCACTGTCGACCATTTGACCAGCGGTCTCGACCTGCTGACCGCACACTCCGCCTTCGACGCGGTGATCCTCGATCTCGGCCTGCCCGACCTCAACGGCTATCTCGTGCTGCGCCAATTGCGCAAGGTCAGCGACGTCCCGGTGGTCGTGCTCACCGCCGAGGACGACGAGGTCGCGGTGGTTTCCTGTCTCCGTGCGGGCGCGGACGACTACGTGGTCAAGCCACCACGGGTCGGTGAGCTGGCCGCGCGGCTCGAATCGGTCGCCCGCCGCCGCGCCGCGCAGCCGTGCGCGTCGGTCGTGGTCACCGGTGATGTCAAGGTGGACCTCACGGCGCGTTCGGTCGAGGTGGCCGGGACGGCGATACCGCTGACCCAGAAGGAATTCGCGGTCGCGCGGGTCCTGGCCGAACAGGCGGGCACCGCGGTGGGGCGGGACAAGATCATGACCGAGGTGTGGGGCGTGAAATCGCAATCCACCTCCCGTTCGCTCGATGTTCACATGGGCGCGTTGCGTGCCAAGCTGAACCGGCCGGGTCTGATCGTCACGATCCATGGTTTCGGCTATCGCTGGTCGCACTGA
- a CDS encoding sensor histidine kinase yields the protein MRARLVTAFTALAALCMICFAVGIADQLATSRTRGLVIDRIQDANRFAVLAATAPDRLCGEIQSYHDSTSNGVLVRGADGAVLCAVGVDQADARLRAAMSERSWLRMPRPLYPWNTEQLLVAQPIGTPPQAGGVVAIAVSTSVTRAAIVVRWTQLACVTATALLIFSGLALLVSGWILRPVAGLTRELDALRSTLPSHRSAPRRPPMSEGPPEILQLADGVEAVTRAVAALAAAERQHVVDTAHSLRNPLAALAVRLQALQPMLAADRAAATFVSVVSEVDRLTELLDGLLASAVADAAADKPRGSATTGCDVVQAAADRVAAWHDAYLRADLTLSFEASVGVARTPVPGSVLTQILDVALSNSVRYAGAGARTTVTVDREAESVVVSVADTGVGVPQDELDLLTTRFFRGAHAAEGGSGLGLPIAATLAAQHDGLLFVESAQPHGLVVTVCLPADPADLTSE from the coding sequence GTGCGCGCTCGGCTGGTAACCGCATTCACCGCGTTGGCGGCGCTGTGCATGATCTGTTTCGCGGTGGGCATCGCCGACCAGCTGGCCACGAGCCGGACCCGAGGTCTGGTGATCGATCGGATACAGGACGCCAACCGGTTCGCAGTGCTGGCCGCGACCGCCCCTGACCGCCTGTGCGGCGAGATACAGAGCTACCACGACAGCACCAGCAACGGCGTGCTGGTGCGCGGCGCGGACGGTGCGGTGCTGTGTGCGGTCGGCGTTGATCAGGCCGATGCGCGGCTGCGCGCCGCGATGAGCGAGCGGTCCTGGCTGCGGATGCCACGACCGCTGTATCCGTGGAACACCGAGCAACTGCTGGTCGCGCAGCCGATCGGGACGCCACCGCAGGCGGGTGGTGTCGTCGCGATCGCGGTGTCGACCTCGGTGACCCGCGCCGCGATCGTGGTCCGGTGGACCCAGCTGGCCTGCGTCACCGCGACGGCGCTGCTGATCTTCTCGGGGCTGGCACTGCTGGTGTCGGGCTGGATTCTGCGCCCGGTCGCCGGGCTGACGCGCGAGCTGGACGCGCTGCGCTCGACCCTGCCCTCGCATCGCAGCGCGCCTCGACGCCCGCCGATGAGCGAAGGACCGCCCGAGATCCTGCAATTGGCCGACGGCGTCGAGGCGGTGACCCGAGCGGTGGCCGCTTTGGCCGCCGCCGAGCGTCAGCACGTGGTCGACACCGCGCATTCTTTGCGCAATCCGCTTGCCGCGCTGGCGGTTCGGTTGCAGGCGCTGCAACCCATGCTGGCCGCGGACCGGGCCGCCGCGACCTTCGTGAGCGTGGTGAGCGAGGTGGATCGACTGACCGAATTGCTCGACGGGTTGCTGGCCTCCGCGGTGGCCGACGCCGCGGCCGACAAACCGCGCGGATCCGCTACGACAGGGTGCGACGTAGTGCAGGCGGCCGCGGATCGGGTGGCCGCATGGCACGACGCTTACCTGCGCGCGGATCTCACCCTGAGCTTCGAGGCGTCGGTCGGGGTGGCGCGCACGCCGGTCCCCGGCAGCGTGCTCACCCAGATTCTCGATGTGGCGCTGAGCAATTCGGTGCGCTACGCGGGTGCGGGGGCGCGCACCACGGTCACCGTCGACCGCGAGGCGGAATCGGTCGTGGTGTCGGTGGCCGACACCGGGGTCGGGGTGCCGCAGGACGAACTCGACCTGCTCACCACGAGATTCTTCCGAGGCGCGCACGCCGCCGAGGGCGGGTCGGGCCTCGGCCTGCCGATCGCCGCGACCCTGGCGGCCCAGCACGACGGCTTGCTGTTCGTCGAATCAGCGCAACCGCACGGGTTGGTGGTGACGGTATGTCTGCCCGCCGATCCGGCCGACCTTACATCTGAGTGA
- the eccB gene encoding type VII secretion protein EccB has product MPAQLTTRAQVNGYRFLLQRYGHAMVRRDVRMLHDPMRIQFRSLITGIVLAVLVTAGCAILSFLRPQGQVGDAKIVLGAGSGALYAVVDGTLHPALNLASARLIAGSAETPTSVKDDKLSALPRGPLLGIPGAPAALPGPAERDRSEWTLCEDISAGLRSTVLAGPARLDGQLRPAAPGEAVLVSNDGVTYLIYDGKHARVDKGNEAIVSAIPQLRALRPRPIGAGLLNASVAVPELAVPVIPRAGEPSAVRGADIPIGAVIRVQDVVGSTSYVVLAEGVQRISEFTARVLRTSNSMGLTVTPKLSPDAIKGIPVVDTLPVDQFPEDDLTVISADTDPVACVSWARAEGDHAARLRVLLGSRLPLAAGVEPMAFVASAGASAAYLPASTGEFVQATGIEPDSSRRDGLFYITDTGVRFGIPDAATAAVLGLTQPKSAPWQIISQLPAGPMLDRQSALIARDIVAAGQ; this is encoded by the coding sequence GTGCCTGCCCAGTTGACCACGCGCGCGCAGGTGAATGGATATCGGTTTCTGTTGCAGCGTTACGGGCACGCGATGGTGCGCCGGGACGTGCGCATGCTGCACGACCCCATGCGTATCCAATTCCGGTCACTGATTACCGGAATCGTGCTCGCGGTATTGGTTACCGCGGGCTGCGCGATATTGTCGTTTCTGCGTCCGCAGGGGCAGGTCGGCGACGCCAAGATCGTGCTCGGTGCGGGCAGCGGCGCGCTGTACGCGGTGGTGGACGGGACGCTGCATCCGGCGCTCAATCTTGCTTCGGCCCGACTGATCGCGGGCAGCGCCGAAACACCGACCTCGGTCAAAGACGACAAGCTGTCGGCGCTGCCGCGTGGGCCGCTGCTCGGCATTCCCGGCGCGCCTGCGGCGCTGCCCGGCCCGGCCGAGCGCGATCGGTCCGAATGGACACTGTGCGAAGACATTTCCGCCGGATTGCGCAGCACCGTGCTGGCGGGGCCCGCCCGGTTGGACGGGCAGCTGCGTCCGGCGGCCCCGGGCGAGGCGGTGCTGGTGAGCAACGACGGTGTGACCTACCTGATCTATGACGGCAAGCACGCGCGGGTCGACAAGGGCAACGAGGCGATCGTCTCGGCCATCCCCCAGCTGCGTGCTTTGCGGCCGCGGCCGATCGGGGCCGGCCTGCTGAACGCCAGCGTCGCCGTCCCCGAGCTCGCGGTGCCGGTGATTCCGCGGGCGGGCGAACCGAGCGCGGTGCGCGGCGCGGATATCCCCATCGGTGCGGTGATTCGGGTGCAGGACGTCGTCGGCTCCACGTCGTATGTGGTGCTCGCCGAAGGCGTGCAACGGATCTCGGAGTTCACCGCACGGGTGCTGCGCACCTCGAACTCCATGGGGCTGACGGTGACCCCGAAACTCTCGCCGGACGCGATCAAGGGCATTCCGGTGGTCGACACCTTGCCGGTCGATCAGTTTCCCGAGGACGATCTGACCGTCATTTCCGCCGACACCGATCCGGTGGCGTGCGTGTCCTGGGCGCGGGCCGAGGGGGACCACGCCGCGCGGTTGCGGGTGCTGCTCGGCAGCAGGCTTCCGCTGGCCGCCGGGGTGGAGCCGATGGCGTTCGTCGCGAGCGCGGGTGCGAGTGCGGCCTATCTCCCGGCGTCCACCGGCGAGTTCGTCCAGGCGACCGGGATCGAGCCGGACAGCAGTCGCCGCGACGGGCTGTTCTACATCACCGACACCGGCGTGCGTTTCGGCATCCCCGACGCGGCGACGGCGGCGGTGCTCGGGCTCACGCAACCGAAATCGGCGCCGTGGCAGATCATCAGCCAGTTGCCCGCGGGCCCGATGCTCGACCGGCAGTCGGCGCTGATCGCTAGGGACATCGTCGCGGCGGGGCAATAG
- a CDS encoding MFS transporter produces MRLARWRRRLVLLTLCAAAFLISGDTALQSIGVHTLLRQLGHRPDIAISLWLPAAHAVSYVTLLLIGGVLTDRLGAKRVLIIGYLMYLAGAATHVSVPDTPVALLIARITMGAGSAAVLPATLAMVVLVYGEGSRRARALTMWAACSAAGALMTLLIAAVVLNQVWWPHVMAGLAIADLVVLALAVVIVPAVPADPASPVDWLGVGVATVAVGLLALALYQAPYWGWTSPGFALALVSGLVCTLVAMRVRDGGSLPHDWLVRAEPRVRLVIVALGAAILAMFGMVVLAVQYLQVLGGRVPAVAGLALFLPACLATAVGAKIGAALQRAGCVVAASVIGATTIMDGLAIGLTAGEPGGLVPLVAMVTVTSLGCALVLGIALEVVSAVHPATRTGVPWGAQLIIVQLSGLLGAAIVGGLVERGYQARFVVPADVLAVGGAGIGQDPVGDGVRAVALAGEQLGNPLAVAVRNAFVGGYHDGLLAMIAVVAVNLAGILFASVLARKSAGVAEVRRGPTG; encoded by the coding sequence ATGCGCCTGGCGCGGTGGCGCCGCCGCCTCGTTCTGCTGACCTTATGCGCCGCAGCGTTTTTGATCAGCGGGGATACCGCACTGCAAAGCATCGGCGTGCACACTCTGCTCCGGCAATTGGGGCACCGGCCCGACATCGCCATCTCGCTGTGGCTTCCGGCGGCACACGCGGTGTCCTACGTGACGTTGTTGCTGATCGGCGGCGTGCTCACCGACCGGCTCGGCGCCAAACGGGTCCTGATCATCGGCTACCTGATGTACCTGGCCGGCGCCGCGACACACGTGAGCGTCCCGGATACGCCTGTTGCCCTGTTGATCGCGCGCATCACCATGGGCGCGGGCTCGGCGGCGGTCCTGCCCGCGACGCTGGCGATGGTGGTGCTGGTCTACGGGGAGGGCAGCCGCAGGGCACGGGCGCTCACCATGTGGGCGGCATGCTCCGCGGCAGGCGCCCTGATGACCCTGCTGATCGCCGCGGTGGTGCTGAACCAGGTGTGGTGGCCGCACGTGATGGCCGGGCTGGCGATCGCGGATCTGGTGGTGCTGGCGCTGGCCGTCGTGATCGTGCCCGCCGTCCCCGCGGACCCGGCGAGCCCGGTCGACTGGCTCGGTGTCGGTGTCGCCACGGTGGCGGTCGGGCTGCTCGCGCTCGCGCTGTACCAGGCGCCGTACTGGGGTTGGACGTCACCGGGCTTCGCGCTCGCGCTGGTGAGCGGTCTGGTGTGCACTCTCGTGGCCATGCGCGTGCGCGACGGCGGTTCGCTGCCGCACGACTGGCTGGTGCGGGCCGAGCCGCGCGTGCGACTGGTGATCGTCGCGCTCGGCGCGGCCATTCTGGCGATGTTCGGCATGGTCGTCCTGGCCGTGCAGTATCTGCAGGTGCTCGGCGGTCGGGTGCCCGCGGTCGCGGGGCTCGCGCTGTTTCTGCCCGCCTGCCTCGCTACCGCCGTCGGCGCGAAAATCGGTGCGGCACTGCAACGCGCCGGCTGCGTGGTCGCGGCGTCGGTGATCGGCGCGACCACGATCATGGACGGGCTCGCCATCGGGCTGACCGCAGGAGAACCGGGCGGACTCGTCCCGCTCGTCGCCATGGTGACGGTCACGAGCCTGGGCTGTGCCCTGGTGCTCGGTATCGCACTCGAGGTGGTGAGCGCGGTCCACCCGGCCACGCGGACCGGTGTGCCGTGGGGCGCGCAGTTGATCATCGTGCAACTGAGCGGGCTGCTCGGGGCGGCGATCGTCGGCGGGCTCGTCGAACGTGGCTATCAGGCGCGTTTCGTCGTTCCGGCGGATGTGCTAGCCGTCGGCGGCGCCGGTATCGGCCAGGATCCGGTGGGGGACGGGGTCCGTGCGGTCGCGCTCGCGGGTGAGCAGCTCGGAAACCCGCTCGCCGTGGCCGTGCGCAACGCGTTCGTCGGTGGATATCACGACGGTTTGCTCGCGATGATCGCCGTGGTCGCGGTGAATTTGGCGGGCATTCTCTTCGCCAGCGTGCTGGCCCGGAAGTCGGCCGGGGTAGCGGAAGTTCGGCGCGGACCGACCGGCTGA
- a CDS encoding YbaB/EbfC family nucleoid-associated protein produces MDSEFAGAVTEFQNKMAQVAQVQDECAQLVATGWARRRAVRVTVNADGVAIDIKFGAGANELTHDELAAAVTEASQQAVRDVAAQVRKVVAPLTVDRVAAPGLADLLGAVDSLREQLH; encoded by the coding sequence ATGGACAGTGAATTCGCCGGTGCCGTCACCGAATTCCAGAACAAGATGGCCCAGGTCGCGCAGGTGCAGGACGAATGCGCGCAACTGGTCGCCACCGGCTGGGCGCGGCGGCGCGCGGTCCGGGTGACCGTGAACGCCGACGGTGTCGCCATCGATATCAAGTTCGGCGCAGGCGCCAACGAGCTGACCCACGACGAACTCGCGGCCGCCGTCACCGAGGCATCCCAGCAGGCGGTGCGCGACGTCGCGGCGCAGGTGCGGAAGGTGGTCGCGCCCTTGACGGTGGATCGCGTGGCGGCCCCGGGTCTGGCCGATCTGCTCGGTGCGGTCGATTCGCTGCGGGAGCAGCTGCACTGA